The window TGTAGCCCCAAGCATCTTTTCAATTTTTTGTTCATCACTAATAGCAGGCGTCATCGAAGCGATCACAATGTCGTATTTTTGATTCAATGGGAAAGCCTCCCAATCGCTTTGGTACGTATGCACTTTTGCACTCACTCCTTGCTCTTTAGCATCTTCATTCAAAGCGGCTAACATGCCTTCCGATATATCCATAGCCGTGACGTGTGCGCCTTTTTGCGCTAAAGGAATCGCAATCGTTCCAGTTCCCGCGCCGATATCTAAAATAGAAGCACCCTCAAATGAAACATTTTTATTTTGGCACCAGTTGATGATGTGATTCACATCTTTGCTCATCGAAGCATCGTTAAAACGTGGGTAGCGCTTTGCCATATTGTCCCAAAAGTTGAAGGTTGGTTCCATGAAGTATCCTTTAGTATCGTTATATACTTGAAACTATAACGAAAAATAGACATAATCACAAGTCAGTGTTGATTAAATTTCAAGCACTTAGGGAAAATTAAACGCCTAAAATAACATTGGATGCTTTAAAAAAGGCGTACGCTTCTTCATTAATTTTCAATGCTAAAGGCTCAAAGGAGTCATTGGCGATGGTTGCGGTGATGGTACTTTTGCTCTCAAGTTCTAAGGTGACTTCGGTGTTGGAAGTGTCGCTTAGAATTTGGATGATTTTACCTTTGAGTAAGTTTTCACAAGCAACTGTAGGTTTTGTTTTAGAGAGTAAAACAGAGCTGGCTTTGATAATAGCAATGGCACTCTCACCAAGATGAAGCCCTAGTTCTTGGTAGCTGCTTTTTGTGATGCTTGAGTAAATTTTATCAGCGTCTTTTATCGTCAATTCTATTGCAACATTAACGGTATCTTCGCTAATAGCGCTGATGGTACCTATGAGCTGGTTCCGCGCACTAAGTTTTAAAGAGAGGCGACTGAGGGTTTGAACGATGGTGAGAAGATCGTCGCTGTTCGCAAAAAGATCTAAAAATTGCTGGTGTTTCGCTTGCAAGTTATGAAATGCTTCAATGACCTCTTCGCCTTTAGCCGTCAATAAAGTTCCTCCACCTCCTTTTCCACCGTTTTTTTTCTCGACCAGTGGTAGTTCAGAGAGGTTGTTCATAGCATCGACGGAATCCCAAGCAGCTTTATAGCTCATCTTCATTGCTTTAGCTGCAGCGTGGATAGAGCCGTACTGGCGAATATGCTCTAAAAGCTCAATGCGCCCTTTACCAAGATAGTTTTTATCGCTTTTTTTCATCCAAAGTCGTGCTTCTAACATGCTTTTCCTGTGCGTCTTAATATGGAGTAATTAAGAAATAAGTATAGCACA is drawn from Sulfurospirillum arsenophilum NBRC 109478 and contains these coding sequences:
- a CDS encoding class I SAM-dependent methyltransferase; its protein translation is MEPTFNFWDNMAKRYPRFNDASMSKDVNHIINWCQNKNVSFEGASILDIGAGTGTIAIPLAQKGAHVTAMDISEGMLAALNEDAKEQGVSAKVHTYQSDWEAFPLNQKYDIVIASMTPAISDEQKIEKMLGATKGLGIYIGWGKYRNNKLVEALVKAHTTEEEDCASAGCINANKFIETLKEKKIPFESDFFETSWTDTYTFDEAKEYAYDQLKRKEITPNEAIVESILVSFIKDDKVHVTTEAEKGMVLWNVA
- a CDS encoding TOBE domain-containing protein; translation: MLEARLWMKKSDKNYLGKGRIELLEHIRQYGSIHAAAKAMKMSYKAAWDSVDAMNNLSELPLVEKKNGGKGGGGTLLTAKGEEVIEAFHNLQAKHQQFLDLFANSDDLLTIVQTLSRLSLKLSARNQLIGTISAISEDTVNVAIELTIKDADKIYSSITKSSYQELGLHLGESAIAIIKASSVLLSKTKPTVACENLLKGKIIQILSDTSNTEVTLELESKSTITATIANDSFEPLALKINEEAYAFFKASNVILGV